In Cryptococcus gattii WM276 chromosome A, complete sequence, one genomic interval encodes:
- a CDS encoding Hypothetical protein (Similar to TIGR gene model, INSD accession AAW41202.1; CNA07040), giving the protein MSSPFPQLLRRANIATYDPLISRIYATTPSSQSRHSDWGLKFSIHRTKGPRYIKFNSLDSGPGFDCDWRSAEREARFIQAWGSGKIRWSPEQKQRKTHYATKSTSPFSISESMVEPLLGKKEWVRDVESMSEEDFEKYLERIRAERKQFLKQRLEQMPESTRQTLVHPEDNTLIHLSTSDKLPGDAVPSLESAISSAERSSPSSTKILSRPHQLYGLTYANLPESVQDYNPLTSLPGHTLNTISRHDAAQDSVASPARRGGNNRPWIVSLGGITGKTTPSPEHISFKPNDSVIGLDFTRQKLTDGRGTFKPSHAQIRSPPTVLALAESGAGARWTRKWRSGGASSTGPLNTVQFDLHLSNAPEDGLEIGSREWLVNAEKPATARPSDVLGGLKQARSGNGRAYLEELQRKQDAGKAAAKQGRKDSLQSVQRLLERFKKSQPE; this is encoded by the coding sequence ATgtcctctcccttccctCAGCTCCTTCGAAGGGCCAACATTGCTACCTACGATCCTCTCATCTCCCGTATCTATGCCACCACTCCATCTTCCCAATCACGCCATTCCGACTGGGGTCTCAAATTCTCTATCCACAGAACCAAGGGCCCCCGTTATATAAAGTTCAACTCTCTCGACTCTGGTCCCGGTTTCGACTGTGACTGGCGTTCAGCCGAACGAGAAGCGAGGTTCATTCAAGCTTGGGGTAGTGGAAAGATCAGATGGTCACCAGagcagaagcagaggaagaCTCATTATGCGACTAAATCCACCTCACCTTTCAGCATCAGCGAGAGCATGGTCGAGCCTTTGTTGGGAAAGAAAGAATGGGTCAGGGATGTGGAGAGCATGAGCGAGGAAGACTTTGAAAAATACCTCGAGCGTATTCGGGCAGAGAGAAAGCAGTTCCTGAAACAACGTCTAGAACAGATGCCTGAGTCTACACGACAAACGCTCGTCCATCCCGAGGACAACACCCTTATCCACCTGTCAACTTCTGACAAACTCCCCGGGGACGCCGTACCTTCCCTTGAAAGCGCCATCTCCTCCGCGGAGCGAAGCTCCCCATCCTCCACAAAAATCCTTTCTAGACCTCACCAACTTTACGGTCTTACCTATGCTAACCTTCCTGAAAGTGTCCAAGATTACAACCCTCTCACTTCTCTTCCCGGCCATACCCTTAACACAATTTCTAGGCATGACGCTGCTCAAGACAGTGTCGCCTCCCCTGCTAGACGGGGAGGAAACAACCGTCCATGGATCGTGTCGTTGGGCGGTATTACAGGCAAAACCACACCTTCCCCCGAACATATTTCTTTCAAGCCTAATGACTCTGTCATTGGTCTCGACTTTACTCGTCAAAAGTTAACAGATGGGAGGGGCACATTCAAACCCAGCCACGCTCAGATCAGGTCACCTCCCACCGTTTTGGCCCTGGCAGAAAGTGGTGCGGGTGCAAGGTGGACGAGGAAGTGGAGAAGTGGTGGCGCGTCCTCGACAGGTCCGCTTAACACCGTGCAGTTTGACTTGCACTTGTCGAACGCACCCGAGGACGGATTGGAAATTGGGAGCAGGGAGTGGCTCGTGAATGCAGAAAAGCCGGCGACAGCTCGACCCAGCGACGTTCTTGGAGGATTGAAGCAGGCTAGGAGTGGGAATGGAAGGGCTTATTTGGAAGAACTGCAAAGAAAACAGGATGCTGGGAAAGCGGCGGCGAAGCAAGGGAGGAAAGACTCTTTGCAGAGTGTACAGAGATTGCTAGAGAGATTCAAGAAGTCCCAGCCTGAGTGA
- a CDS encoding Hypothetical protein (Similar to TIGR gene model, INSD accession AAW41203.1; CNA07050), giving the protein MEPTKLDTVDTADKEFSAHVEDTVTANKAGDDTIDPIELVRQQHGDLYAEALERYGQDDSIDPEEEKKLKRKLDMRIIPLLGVCYFFYYVDKTTLSYAAIFGIKEDLNLGGSKYSWLSSIFYFGWLGWAIPSNLLLQRSPPAYYLAFNIFLWGAFLMCQAAAKNYATIAALRVISGAAEAIADPCFMLITSMYYTREEQPSRISAWYAFNGLGVAGGGLIGYGIGQIKGALATWRYEFLIVGAVCSFWAICLGLYLPNSPVSFRGFSRDERVLMIARMRKNQTGIESKTIKWDQIVEAMTDYKTYMFMFLGLLGNIPNGYVFSIQLVATMCISNFSTLVIKGLGFGTLETALLGIPQGVLVMIWIGAGAIINSRLPKNSRTYVCALFMLPTIAGSLGFLLAPTNAYIGRLICFYLTGSYQASFVLSLSLITSNTGGQSKKMIVSGMIWLGACVGNIAGPFFYKTNQAPKYTLGIGSILVCNCLEFLLFFGFRYAFIWENRKKEKLRESRGAVTEEEFNATAFSNLTDKQNPNFEYVY; this is encoded by the exons ATGGAACCCACAAAGCTCGACACTGTCGACACTGCCGACAAAGAATTCAGTGCGCACGTGGAAGACACAGTTACTGCCAACAAGGCAGGTGACGATACTATCGACCCAATTGAGCTTGTCAGGCAGCAACACGGTGACCTGTATGCTGAGGCATTGGAGAGATATGGACAGGACGACTCAATCGATCccgaggaggagaagaaatTAAAAAGAAAGCTTGATATGCGAATCATCCCTCTTCTAGGTGTCTGTTACTTCTTCTAC TATGTCGACAAGACCACACTGTCGTACGCAGCAATTTTCGGTATCAAGGAAGACCTTAACCTGGGCGGGTCCAAGTACTCGTGGCTCTCAAGTATTTTCTACTTTGGCTGGCTCGGTTGGGCTATCCCATCGAACCTTTTGCTCCAACGTTCCCCACCAGCTTACTACCTGGCATTCAACATCTTCTTATGGGGTGCTTTCCTCATGTGCCAAGCAGCGGCTAAGAACTATGCGACCATTGCTGCCCTGCGAGTTATTTCGGGAGCTGCCGAGGCTATTGCCGATCCTTG TTTCATGTTAATTACCTCCATGTACTACACGAGGGAAGAACAACCTTCAAGGATTTCAGCTTGGTATGCTTTCAACGGTCTTGGTGTTGCTGGTGGCGGTCTCATCGGCTACGGAATTG GTCAAATTAAGGGTGCGCTGGCCACATGGCGCTACGAGTTCCTCATCGTCGGTGCTGTCTGTTCCTTCTGGGCCATCTGTCTCGGTCTCTACCTTCCAAACTCACCAGTGTCATTCCGTGGCTTCTCGCGAGACGAAAGGGTGTTGATGATCGCACGAATGAGGAAGAACCAGACTGGTATTGAAAGCAAGACAATTAAATGGGACCAGATCGTGGAGGCAATGACCGATTACAAGACT TACATGTTTATGTTTTTGGGATTGCTTG GTAACATCCCCAATGGATATGTCTTTTCCATTCAACTCGTCGCTACAATGT GTATTAGCAACTTCTCTACTCTTGTCATCAAGGGACTTGGCTTCG GCACTCTTGAAACTGCTCTTCTTGGTATCCCTCAAGGTGTTCTGGTAATGATCTGGATCGGTGCCGGTGCCATTATCAACAGTCGTCTCCCCAAGAACTCTCGAACATATGTCTGCGCCTTGTTCATGCTGCCCACCATCGCCGGTTCTCTTGGTTTCTTGTTGGCTCCCACGAATGCGTATATTGGGAGATTGATCTGCTT CTACCTTACCGGCTCATACCAAGCATCCTTTGTGCTCTCACTTTCTCTTATCACTTCCAACACTGGTGGTCAGAGTAAGAAGATGATTGTATCTGGTATGATCTGGCTCGGAGCTTGTGTTGGTAACATTGCCGGTCCATTT TTCTACAAGACCAATCAAGCACCCAAGTACACTCTTGGTATTGGTTCCATTCTCGTTTGCAACTGCCTCGAattcctcctcttcttcggtTTCCGATACGCCTTTATCTGGGAGAacaggaagaaggagaaacTCAGGGAGAGCAGGGGTGCCGTCACCGAGGAAGAATTCAACGCGACAGCGTTCTCAAACTTGACTGATAAGCAGAACCCAAA CTTCGAGTATGTCTATTAA
- a CDS encoding 60s ribosomal protein l27, putative (Similar to TIGR gene model, INSD accession AAW41199.1) gives MFPRPACITSAVSQVRSQLFSGPSSLASQIQVRWASKAAGGKSKNGRESAGRRLGVKRYGDQYVLPGTIIVRQRGANFHPGQNVAVGKDFTIYALQPGYVKFYQHHLPYPHLSRPDQPGPQNVPPVKRPRQFRQFVGIVRDKEEKLPRDERAVGRERRFWGWPKEKVEVAPEAAVESAAGIQA, from the exons ATGTTCCCTCGCCCCGCCTGTATAACATCTGCCGTTTCCCAAGTCAGATCACAGCTTTTTTCCGGTCCTTCCT CTCTTGCTTCTCAAATCCAAGTACGATGGGCCTCCAAAGCGGCTGGTGGAAAGTCTAAGAATGGTAGAGAATCTGCTGGTAGGAGATTAGGTGTCAAGCGATATGGCG ACCAATACGTGTTGCCTGGGACGATTATCGTGCGACAGCGAGGCGCCAATTTCCACCCGGGGCAAAACGTCGCTGTGGGCAAGGACTTTACGATTTACGCGCTTCAACCAGGCTACGTCAAGTTTTACCAACATCACCTTCCTTACCCGCACCTTTCACGACCTGACCAACCTGGTCCTCAAAACGTGCCGCCAGTAAAGAGGCCGAGACAGTTTAGGCAGTTTGTGGGGATTGTGAGGgataaggaagaaaagTTGCCGAGAGATGAGAGGGCTGTCGGGAGGGAAAGGCGGTTCTGGGGTTGGCCCAAGGAAAAGGTTGAGGTTGCGCCCGAGGCGGCTGTTGAGAGCGCCGCAGGTATCCAGGCGTAA
- a CDS encoding Hypothetical Protein (Similar to TIGR gene model, INSD accession AAW41200.1): MPKHVPTFKHLLYSSQSDIRQQNQPQPTPQRRRPGPRGIPPYIVGENVWSPNTSGGVDATLLMDLDNGAVHPAELLRRFEHSRWVASRTTAGPAAPPSWHAATRLASRPKLTTQITQDYPPVTTTQLEETSSLFTHRPRQRKKPVPRLLDFCFDVFLKYVDDESVIYAPEHGKEIEQQENETYTMSRLLREQVAYLEPHLKTDLIDAASLLPEASKHISDRSYKAILYNLPPDVSEERNVAHESDWDTPDLDFHLTHLPLTLHPSPLTFFRSIPSISSLTSINIAYSTIPDLEGLVDILPKGLRELGLAGVSIKKGEDSVKKGFIRLARKLIVLKVLDLSHPRFLLPISTLTTFLHPAETNLPSLRKLGMRGFQSQQMIGSFGISALPGSTDDGLHREKETKRGIENIVRSGGRTRWVEIIWGDDDELS, from the exons ATGCCAAAGCACGTCCCTACATTCAAGCATCTCCTATACTCCTCCCAATCAGACATACGGCAGCAGAACCAGCCACAGCCAACACCACAAAGAAGACGGCCGGGACCTCGAGGCATCCCTCCCTATATCGTCGGAGAGAATGTATGGTCTCCAAACACTTCGGGCGGCGTAGATGCCACCTTGCTCATGGACCTTGATAATGGTGCCGTACACCC CGCAGAGCTCTTGCGTCGATTTGAACATTCTCGTTGGGTGGCGTCTCGAACGACGGCAGGACCTGCGGCTCCTCCCTCATGGCATGCTGCTACAAGGCTAGCGTCCCGACCAAAGTTGACGACCCAGATAACACAGGACTATCCTCCTGTTACGACCACCCAACTCGAAGAAACGTCTTCCCTATTCACCCATCGACCAAGACAGAGAAAAAAACCTGTCCCCCGGCTTTTGGATTTTTGTTTTGATGTGTTTTTGAAATATGTCGATGACGAATCGGTCATCTATGCGCCTGAACATGGAAAGGAAATTGAACAACAAGAAAATGAGACATACACTATGTCCCGCCTGTTGCGCGAGCAAGTGGCCTATCTGGAACCGCATCTCAAAACCGACCTGATCGATGCTGCGTCTCTCCTCCCAGAAGCGTCCAAACACATTTCCGACCGGTCATATAAAGCTATATTATATAACCTGCCTCCCGACGTATCCGAGGAAAGAAATGTCGCCCATGAATCCGACTGGGACACTCCGGATCTGGACTTCCACCTTACGCACCTACCTCTGACccttcatccttctcctcttACATTCTTTCGGAGCATTCCATCGATATCATCCCTCACATCTATCAACATTGCATATTCTACAATACCTGATCTTGAAGGACTTGTCGATATACTACCAAAGGGATTGAGAGAGTTGGGATTGGCAGGAGTCAGTATCAAGAAGGGGGAGGACAGCGTCAAGAAGGGGTTCATAAGACTGGCGAGAAAGCTCATTGTCTTAAAG GTACTGGACCTTTCGCACCCGCGtttccttcttcccatcTCCACATTGACAACGTTTCTCCACCCAGCCGAGACAAACTTGCCTTCACTCAGGAAATTAGGTATGCGCGGCTTTCAATCGCAGCAGATGATCGGATCGTTTGGCATATCAGCCCTTCCTGGCTCAACGGACGACGGTCTCCATCGAGAAAAAGAGACAAAGCGCGGGATAGAGAATATTGTCAGAAGTGGCGGGAGGACGAGATGGGTTGAAATCATATGGGGGGACGACGACGAGTTGTCGTAG
- a CDS encoding ATP-dependent RNA helicase prh1, putative (Similar to TIGR gene model, INSD accession AAW41201.1) encodes MTVAASTSSRPPNSAKPQPRVSNFSDSSDDDEAESTPKTEKKKKKKVKDLDVNGVNSPKSPKKRKIGGANGDLGKAKKDGAEARRREAERLLEKRKELPFYQGRRMILEEIMANDTTIILGETGCGKSTQLPQLLRTHPISLNHFSPSSSDRFRKPSIAITQPRRLPAIALANRVSQEMGCQIGGEVGYSVRFEDVTSRETRVRYVTEGVLMRELAGSDPKFPPHKGGPNDLTNGEREDDSDSSEGQGLNLLLNYDIVIIDEAHERTLNTDFLCGALKRVQRIRKDIVRRQAEGESQGEEKITGKRKVKELKLVIMSATLDPTKFKTFFGTGRDALLVKGRMYEVATQHVLEPVDDFIEAAARQVMTIHCSPDSPGDILVFMPGSEEIENCVELLKRVSKQLAPGSSALQVLPLYAALPPTAQSKIFVPTPPNTRRIIVATNIAETSMTIPGVAFVIDSGFKKEKEYVFRNAGALEHLRKKGISKASAWQRTGRAGRERAGHCYRLFTQDFFNRMPEFDAPEIQRCNLSSAVLQLIAMGQNPFDFEYIDNPGRDSILAAFQELVGLSALSSPTTITPLGLQMLRFPLDPPHARILLAAFEYGCPNEIIDIISLVNAGGNVFIDRPSDREEAAQARQKFIHREGDHLTMMNVFRAYIELKESRASSHSNFSSQSLVGWCKDNHVNSKTLAQALKVRDQLRELSERLGKDWKSSCGSEWGLIGKSLLQGLFMNTAVIQADGSYRQTAGSLTVKIHPSSVLMSKKVPAILYDELTITTAFYARNVSAFEQHWLTEVPCFAKAGTSVAAPVGKGSL; translated from the exons ATGACTGTAGCCGCTAGCACAAGCAGCCGGCCACCGAACTCCGCTAAGCCCCAGCCTAGAGTGTCAAATTTCAGTGACTCTTCAGACGACGATGAGGCTGAATCCACACCAAAGACcgaaaaaaagaaaaagaagaaggtcaAGGATCTGGATGTCAATGGGGTAAATTCCCCTAAAAGCCCAAAAAAGCGGAAAATTGGCGGGGCAAATGGAGATTTGGGcaaggcgaagaaggaCGGCGCTGAAGcgaggagaagggaagcAGAAAGATTATTGGAGAAGCGCAAGGAACTCCCATTTTACCAAG GGAGACGGATGATCTTGGAAGAAATCATGGCAAATGATACTACAATA ATCCTAGGTGAAACAGGCTGTGGTAAATCTACACAACTTCCCCAACTTCTGCGCACTCATCCAATCTCGCTCAACCATTTCtcgccttcttcatcgGACCGTTTCCGAAAACCATCCATTGCCATTACCCAACCTCGACGTTTGCCGGCTATCGCATTGGCCAACAGAGTATCTCAGGAAATGGGTTGTCAAATAGGGGGAGAGGTAGGATACAGTGTGAGATTTGAGGATGTCACAAGTCGAGAGACCCGGGTGCGATACGTGACGGAAGGTGTGTTAATGAGGGAATTGGCAGGGTCGGATCCCAAGTTTCCTCCTCATAAAGGAGGACCCAACGATTTGACGAACGGAGAACGCGAAGATGACTCAGATTCATCTGAGGGCCAAGGTCTCAACCTTCTACTCAACTATGACATTGTCATAATCGACGAAGCTCATGAGCGTACACTCAACACTGACTTTCTCTGTGGTGCTTTGAAGAGGGTTCAGCGGATCCGTAAAGACATTGTTCGACGGCAAGCCGAAGGAGAATCCCagggggaggagaagattaCAGGCAAGAGGAAGGTCAAGGAATTGAAGCTAGTGATCATGAGCGCTACTCTTGATCCCACCAAGTTCAAGACATTCTTTGGAAC CGGCCGAGATGCGCTTTTAGTTAAGGGTCGAATGTACGAGGTGGCTACACAGCATGTACTCGAGCCTGTAGACGACTTTATCGAAGCCGCTGCTCGACAAGTCATGACAATACATTGCTCTCCAGATAGTCCTGGTGACATACTGGTATTCATGCCGG GCTCtgaggagattgagaaTTGTGTAGAGCTTCTCAAACGAGTTTCCAAGCAGCTTGCTCCTGGTTCTTCTGCCCTTCAGGTTCTTCCTCTGTACGCCGCCTTACCGCCGACTGCTCAATCCAAGATATTTGTTCCCACACCTCCCAACACAAGACGTATCATCGTAGCAACCAACATTGCCGAAACATCTATGACCATACCAGGTGTAGCGTTTGTGATTGACAGTGGTTTtaaaaaggaaaaggagtATGTGTTTAGGAACGCTGGCGCTTTGGAACActtgaggaagaagggaatCAGTAAGGCTTCAGCATGGCAGAGGACTGGTCGAGCTGGACGAGAG AGAGCTGGACATTGTTATCGTCTTTTCACCCAAGATTTCTTCAACAGGATGCCTGAATTCGACGCTCCCGAAATTCAAAGATGTAACTTATCATCAGCTGTTTTGCAACTCATAGCAATGGGACAAAATCCCTTTGACTTTGAATATATTGATAACCCCGGTCGTGATTCCA TCCTTGCGGCATTCCAAGAACTTGTCGGTCTTTCCgctctttcttctcctaCAACCATTACGCCTCTCGGTCTGCAAATGCTCCGATTCCCACTCGACCCTCCTCACGCCCGTATCCTCCTTGCTGCCTTTGAGTATGGATGCCCCAACGAAATCATTGACATCATCTCCCTTGTGAATGCTGGCGGTAATGTATTTATCGACCGGCCGAGCGAcagagaagaagctgctCAGGCACGACAAAAGTTTATTCATCGCGAAGGTGATCACTTGACGATGATGAACGTTTTCAGGGCGTACATTGAGCTGAAGGAATCTAGGGCTTCTTCTCACAGCAACTTTTCCTCGCAGAGTTTGGTCGGTTGGTGTAAGGACAACCATGTCAACTCAAAAACCCTCGCTCAGGCACTCAAGGTTCGCGATCAGCTCCGGGAGTTATCTGAGAGGCTTGGGAAGGATTGGAAGTCGAGTTGTGGGAGTGAATGGGGGTTGATTGGGAAGTCTTTGTTGCAAGGTTTGTTCATGAACACTGCGGTAATTCAAGCGGATGGCAGCTACAGACAGACAGCGGGTAGTTTG ACTGTTAAGATCCATCCTTCAAGTGTACTGATGAGCAAAAAAGTGCCTGCAATTTTATATGATGAACTC ACGATCACCACCGCGTTTTACGCTCGAAACGTCTCTGCTTTTGAGCAACATTGGCTTACAGAGGTACCATGTTTTGCGAAAGCTGGTACTAGTGTAGCTGCGCCCGTTGGAAAGGGCAGTCTCTAA